In Rattus rattus isolate New Zealand chromosome 9, Rrattus_CSIRO_v1, whole genome shotgun sequence, a genomic segment contains:
- the Cdc42ep4 gene encoding cdc42 effector protein 4 → MPILKQLVSGSVNSKRRSRADLTAEMISAPLGDFRHTMHVGRGGDAFGDTSFLTSKTGEPDGESLDEQATSSKLSLLSRKFRGSKRSQSVTRGDREQRDMLGSLRDSSLFVKNAMSLPQLNEKEATEKDSSKLPKSLSSSPVKKADTRDGSPKSPHRNGATGPHSPDPLLHEQAFGDLMDLPVMPKVSYGLKHAESILSFHIDLGPSMLGDVLSIMDKDQWGSEEEEEKGSGIYRVKEGPGGIVQGPPMLEVAPRGRQESKASWDHASMLPHHALEDDSWAAVAPSPSSARSVGSHTTRDSSSLSSYTSGVLEERSPAFRGPDRVGAAPPRQPDKEFSFMDEEEEDEIRV, encoded by the coding sequence ATGCCCATTCTCAAACAGCTGGTGTCCGGCTCTGTGAACTCAAAGCGCCGCTCACGCGCGGACCTCACAGCGGAGATGATCAGTGCCCCACTGGGTGACTTCCGCCACACCATGCATGTGGGCCGGGGTGGGGATGCCTTTGGGGACACCTCCTTCCTCACTAGCAAGACGGGCGAACCTGATGGCGAGTCCTTGGATGAACAGGCCACATCGTCCAAACTCAGCCTCCTGTCCCGGAAGTTCCGGGGCAGTAAACGTTCACAGTCTGTGACCAGAGGGGACCGGGAGCAGAGAGACATGCTGGGCTCCCTGCGGGACTCATCACTGTTTGTCAAGAATGCCATGTCCCTGCCTCAGCTCAATGAGAAGGAGGCCACTGAGAAGGACTCCAGCAAGTTACCCAAGAGCTTGTCATCCAGCCCTGTGAAGAAGGCAGACACTAGAGATGGTAGCCCGAAGAGTCCCCATCGGAACGGGGCCACAGGGCCCCACTCACCTGACCCACTCCTTCATGAGCAGGCCTTTGGGGACCTGATGGACCTACCCGTCATGCCCAAAGTCAGCTACGGCCTGAAGCATGCTGAGTCGATCCTGTCCTTCCACATTGACCTGGGGCCCTCCATGCTGGGAGATGTCCTCAGCATCATGGACAAGGACCAGTGGGGctcggaggaggaggaagagaagggaagcgGCATTTACCGTGTCAAAGAAGGCCCCGGTGGCATTGTCCAGGGGCCCCCTATGCTGGAGGTAGCTCCTCGAGGGAGGCAGGAAAGCAAGGCCAGCTGGGACCATGCCTCCATGCTGCCCCACCACGCTCTGGAGGATGACAGCTGGGCAGCGGTcgcccccagccccagctcagcACGCAGCGTGGGCAGCCATACCACACGGGACAGCAGTTCCCTGTCCAGCTACACCTCAGGCGTCCTTGAGGAGCGCAGCCCAGCTTTCAGAGGCCCAGACAGGGTGGGGGCTGCTCCCCCAAGGCAGCCAGACAAGGAATTCTCCTTcatggatgaggaagaggaagacgagaTCCGAGTTTGA